The Brassica oleracea var. oleracea cultivar TO1000 chromosome C7, BOL, whole genome shotgun sequence sequence TGAAGAAACAAACGGGGACAAAGTACTAAGCCATCCTCTTTTAAGGAGACCCAATAATCTACTTTCGCCAGCGCGTTCACTCGAAGAATCGTCATCACTATCTGTTGGACCATCGATTGCATCCTGAAAATAATAATCAGATTCAGTAACCTCTGAACTTGCATCGTCACTTGCCTCAGCGTTTGCATCCCAAGACCCATTACCAGATTCACAAACCAAACTAAAACCGCACTTCAGTACCTTGCATTTTGCAACCTCACGAGTACCGTCTGTGACTAGAAACGAAATGCAAGCTTTAGAAGGACCACACCTTCTCCTAAGGCCTAGTTCTTGACAATGGTTGATATTCAACCAGCTGGTGAAGCCAATGAACACGTGAGTAGACTTAATCGTGCGTTGGTCGTCTTTCTCCTCGGATAAATCTCCTATATGGAAACTGAAGAAGCTAGAAGACGTGTCGACGTTGTTGAACTCACATAAGCACTTCACCATGAAGTTGTTGTTTTGGGCTTTGTAGTTCTCAAACGAGACAACAGCACATAAAGCTATGCCAACAAACCCATGGTCGCTTGGAAGCAGCTCTCGCTCCAACACTGCTCCTGAAGCTCTGTAACTGAACCACACAGGAACTTCACTTCCAGGAAAGCAAGTGGCAACCAAATTCTCAAACGCAACACCCTGCATGTAGTAAACTAGAGATAGTCAATAATACTCTGCTCATTTCTTGACACACACGTCACTGACCCGGATCTCAGATTTTAATTTTAAGGCCATAAACATATTTATAGGAAAAAAAATCATTGATTTGAGAGCCTTTGTATATGTATAAAAACTTCTAAAAATTTTGGAGATCAAGACAATGTTTCACTGGACTATATACCTAGATCCGGCCCTTAAACCATTGTTTGCAATACCTTGTTGTGACGATGCAGTGCATCTGACAAGAGCTGGCTTTTACTGTGAGCGTAGCATATAATTTCGTTCTTTGCCGCGTGCTCTAGCTTATCACAGTTAGTGAAGATGAATGAAGAAGAGATCTGATCCGTTGGCATGAGACGAGCAAGAGGACTCGCTACTGTCTTTAGCGATGTGCAGGCATGTGCGTTTAAGTATTGAAGATTCGGTGGAAGCGTTAAAAGAGACGTGAGGTTGGTGCAATACCTCAAGTCGATCCATTTCAGATGATAGAGTTGACTTATGCTAGATTGCAAGCTGTAGATCATATCATTGCTGCTTAAGCAGAGACGCCGCAACATAGATAAGCTATTCATCTGGAGTGGCTGTTGGTTAACTATGTGGTCGTTGACGCTAAGACACTGTATTGAGGTTCCATCAAGTAGTAAAATCTGAAGATTTTCCATCTTCTCTCTAATTTCAGGAAGACCTTTGAGCTTGAAACAGCCTGACAGCATCAGTTCTTCAAGAGCCTTCAGCTTTTCCAGACAATTGGGAAGAGACTCCAACCTTTTACAGTTTTTAAGATTTAGTAACACAAGTTTCTTGAAGTCTTGGATGGTCGAGGGAAGACTCGAGATGGCAGTGCCTTCTAAATGAAGAAACTCAAGATTTTTAGATATAAGATCAAATTTTGTAAACCTTGAGCAGCCACTGAGGATGAGGGTTTTCAGAGAGACTAAAGCCAGATTTTCTGGCAGAGAAGACAGCATTACACAATCTCTGAGGTTCAGAAAAACAAGGCTCTTCATGTTTTCCATATCTCCAGGCAACTTCTCAAGAATCTTGCAGCCTTCAAGATTTAACCTTCGAAGATGATATGCATTTGACAATGCTGATAAGTCGGTCAACTTAACCGAGTAACTCAGATCAACCCACTTCAACCGAGGCACTTCCTGCGAATATGGTTACCACCAGTCAGCTAAGTTGCATGGGGTTACTTAGCATAGGTATCACATGTCAGAAGAAGTGGAAACAAACTATACCATAATTAAATATGTTAGGAATGAATATTAGGGATGAATCCCACATCCGAAATTGGAAAAGAGGTAAAAAAAAAAAAAAAAAAAAAAAAAAAAAAAAGAATCAATCTAGTTATCACCAATTAATTTTAGGTTGGAAACTCATGTAACTTAATATATAAGATTATGGCAGATAAAATACATACCGTAACAGCTTCCCAAAGACGTTCAATCATCGTACTATGAGTCAGCCTGAGATCAATGAGATTCTGTGGGTTGAAGTCTTGTGGAAGTTCTTCCAACGGAAAGTTCTGCCAGTGGAGATAACGGACCTCTTGAAATGGAAACTCAAGTCCGTCCGGCAAGATTACTTTACAGTTCTGAGGACAAAGAGAGTCATAGATCTTGAGGTATCGAAGATCCATCTGGTTGAACCTGTCGGTAAAAGCTTTCATGTCTAATGGTATTTTCGTATCATCTTTTCCATATTTCCATATTGGGTGTGTTCCCACTTTTTCTTCTTTGGACGTGTCTAGGAAAATGCCTCTCACCTTTCTCTCTCCCTGGTCACAAAATCAAAGTACATCAACAAATTTCCATGTGATATATAACTTTTCTTTCGAGAGAGCAACGCAACACCCCTTTCTAATGAAATTTTGAACCTTGTAACTTTCAAGATCTCTACTAGGTAATCTAGGAGTTTAAAGTACTAGCTAGGCCAATTTAAATGTTATTAAGAGGGACTTGAGATTCATTTTACCTTTTTGGTCTGGTCAGGGCTGATCATCTCTTTCAAGCATAGTGTTTCAGTTATTGTTCTATAAGCCCACATTCTTTCCCCTGACTTATTTTCATGGGATGATGAACCAAGTTTCTTGCCAAATGTACACAGTATATTATGCATCTCTATTCGGCCCGCAGAGATACTGATCAACAACTTTTCAGCTAGTTCTCTAACAGCATCTTCTCCAGACTCGGAGTCATACT is a genomic window containing:
- the LOC106304357 gene encoding disease resistance protein RPS4-like isoform X1, which gives rise to MAASSSSSSNELPESWQVFINFRGMELRNNFVSHLERALTEAGINYYIDNKEMRSEDLKVLFKRIQQSQIALAIFSSMYTESNWCLDELVEIMEQVKKGQLKIIPIFFNVTPEEVKDEGGHFRYMMYRESRKKGSDLQKWENALESVPSKMGLTLKECNGSERLLVEKIVKSVKKVLAQLVSRPNVLPQDTSQVSSGGDTSFQMPKEKPVFEDEMNRRLKQLDEKIDIDCKETQVLGIVGMPGIGKTNLAELHFHMKKTKFLFRKIISSIREKSEHQEPDCLKKELLTGQDYNDDASMFNKKLFFVLDDVSDKKQVDFLVENLSLIKKGSKIVITTRDKSSIAGLAQETYVVPGLNDKDALELFEYHAFADQVSSTKGNFPKLSKQFVDYAGGNPLALEELGKELHGEDEAHWEKRLVTLPYRCNPKILTELRTSYDKLSYQQEDAFLDIACFFRSEEEDYVKCLLDQYDSESGEDAVRELAEKLLISISAGRIEMHNILCTFGKKLGSSSHENKSGERMWAYRTITETLCLKEMISPDQTKKGERKVRGIFLDTSKEEKVGTHPIWKYGKDDTKIPLDMKAFTDRFNQMDLRYLKIYDSLCPQNCKVILPDGLEFPFQEVRYLHWQNFPLEELPQDFNPQNLIDLRLTHSTMIERLWEAVTEVPRLKWVDLSYSVKLTDLSALSNAYHLRRLNLEGCKILEKLPGDMENMKSLVFLNLRDCVMLSSLPENLALVSLKTLILSGCSRFTKFDLISKNLEFLHLEGTAISSLPSTIQDFKKLVLLNLKNCKRLESLPNCLEKLKALEELMLSGCFKLKGLPEIREKMENLQILLLDGTSIQCLSVNDHIVNQQPLQMNSLSMLRRLCLSSNDMIYSLQSSISQLYHLKWIDLRYCTNLTSLLTLPPNLQYLNAHACTSLKTVASPLARLMPTDQISSSFIFTNCDKLEHAAKNEIICYAHSKSQLLSDALHRHNKGVAFENLVATCFPGSEVPVWFSYRASGAVLERELLPSDHGFVGIALCAVVSFENYKAQNNNFMVKCLCEFNNVDTSSSFFSFHIGDLSEEKDDQRTIKSTHVFIGFTSWLNINHCQELGLRRRCGPSKACISFLVTDGTREVAKCKVLKCGFSLVCESGNGSWDANAEASDDASSEVTESDYYFQDAIDGPTDSDDDSSSERAGESRLLGLLKRGWLSTLSPFVSSSPFST
- the LOC106304357 gene encoding disease resistance protein LAZ5-like isoform X2 yields the protein MAASSSSSSNELPESWQVFINFRGMELRNNFVSHLERALTEAGINYYIDNKEMRSEDLKVLFKRIQQSQIALAIFSSMYTESNWCLDELVEIMEQVKKGQLKIIPIFFNVTPEEVKDEGGHFRYMMYRESRKKGSDLQKWENALESVPSKMGLTLKECNGSERLLVEKIVKSVKKVLAQLVSRPNVLPQDTSQVSSGGDTSFQMPKEKPVFEDEMNRRLKQLDEKIDIDCKETQVLGIVGMPGIGKTNLAELHFHMKKTKFLFRKIISSIREKSEHQEPDCLKKELLTGQDYNDDASMFNKKLFFVLDDVSDKKQVDFLVENLSLIKKGSKIVITTRDKSSIAGLAQETYVVPGLNDKDALELFEYHAFADQVSSTKGNFPKLSKQFVDYAGGNPLALEELGKELHGEDEAHWEKRLVTLPYRCNPKILTELRTSYDKLSYQQEDAFLDIACFFRSEEEDYVKCLLDQYDSESGEDAVRELAEKLLISISAGRIEMHNILCTFGKKLGSSSHENKSGERMWAYRTITETLCLKEMISPDQTKKGERKVRGIFLDTSKEEKVGTHPIWKYGKDDTKIPLDMKAFTDRFNQMDLRYLKIYDSLCPQNCKVILPDGLEFPFQEVRYLHWQNFPLEELPQDFNPQNLIDLRLTHSTMIERLWEAVTEVPRLKWVDLSYSVKLTDLSALSNAYHLRRLNLEGCKILEKLPGDMENMKSLVFLNLRDCVMLSSLPENLALVSLKTLILSGCSRFTKFDLISKNLEFLHLEGTAISSLPSTIQDFKKLVLLNLKNCKRLESLPNCLEKLKALEELMLSGCFKLKGLPEIREKMENLQILLLDGTSIQCLSVNDHIVNQQPLQMNSLSMLRRLCLSSNDMIYSLQSSISQLYHLKWIDLRYCTNLTSLLTLPPNLQYLNAHACTSLKTVASPLARLMPTDQISSSFIFTNCDKLEHAAKNEIICYAHSKSQLLSDALHRHNKFTTCRVLRLRIWLPLAFLEVKFLCGSVTELQEQCWSESCFQATMGLLA